In a genomic window of Methanosarcina horonobensis HB-1 = JCM 15518:
- the nikR gene encoding nickel-responsive transcriptional regulator NikR has translation MEAELMRIGVSLPDALLDEFDEIIKKRGYPSRSEAIRDAITSYITYYEWMGDIKGHRVGTIAIIYDRTKRGLSNSLTDIQHHYSHLIRYSVHLYLGHEEGFELIVLDGNGQEITELAGAIIALKGVKFSKLTTVDPNKKV, from the coding sequence ATGGAAGCAGAATTGATGAGGATAGGTGTTTCCCTTCCTGATGCCCTCCTGGATGAATTTGATGAAATTATCAAAAAGAGAGGTTATCCTTCACGTTCGGAAGCCATAAGAGATGCCATCACGAGTTATATTACCTATTATGAATGGATGGGTGATATTAAAGGTCATCGTGTAGGGACGATTGCAATTATTTACGATCGCACAAAACGCGGGCTTTCAAATTCCCTGACAGATATCCAGCACCATTATTCTCACCTGATAAGGTATTCCGTACACCTTTACCTTGGTCATGAAGAGGGTTTTGAACTGATAGTTCTGGATGGTAATGGTCAGGAAATTACGGAGCTTGCCGGGGCTATAATAGCCCTTAAAGGAGTGAAATTCTCAAAACTCACTACAGTAGACCCAAACAAAAAGGTCTGA